The following DNA comes from Caulobacter sp. X.
GCCCCAGCCGGGCGACATCCAGCTGCACAAGACCCGTTACAGCGGCTTCTTCAACAGCCAGCTGGACAGCGTGCTGCGGGCCCGCGGCATCCGGCATCTGGTGTTCGTCGGCATCGCCACGAACGTCTGCGTGGAGTCGACCCTGCGCGACGGCTTCTTCCTCGAATACTTCGGGACCGTGCTCGAAGACGCCACTCATCAGGCAGGACCCGATTTCGTCCAGAAGGCCGCCTTGTTCAACATCGAGAGCTTCTTCGGCTGGGTCTCGACCACCGCCGACTTCAAGGGAGCGTTCGGGCAGCTAGCGCCGCAAATCTAGAGAGGAAATCAGATGCCCAAGACCGTCATTACCCCGCCCGGCACGGGCGTGCCGATCGCGCCGTTCTCCCCCGGCACGCTGGCCGACGGGATCGTCTACGTCTCCGGCACCCTTGCCTTCGACAAGGACAATAACGTCGCCTTCCCCGATGACGCCGAGGCCCAGACCCGCCAGGTGCTGGAGACCATCAAGTCAGTGATCGAGACCGCCGGCGGGACGATGGAGGACGTGACCATGAACCACATCTTCCTGACAGACTGGTCGCACTACGCCCCGATGAACAAGGTCTATGCCGAGTACTTCCCCGGCGAAAAGCCGGCGCGCTACTGTATCCAGTGCGGTCTGGTGAAGCCTGGCTTCGTGGTCGAGATCGCCTCGGTGGCGCACATCGGCAAGCGCTGATGATCTCCGGAACCGTCGACGGCCTCTATTACGAGCTTCACGGCCGCCCGGTGGCTGGACGCGAGGTCGTGCTGCTGTCGTCGGGCCTTGGCGGTTCGGGCGCGTTCTGGTCTCCGCAGATGGCGACCCTGACCGAGCGCTGGCCTGTGGTGACCTACGACCACCGCGGCACGGGGCGCAGCACGCGCGAGCTGCCGGCCGCCTACACCGTAGCCCACATGGCGCAGGACATAGTCAAGGTCATGGACGCCCTGGGCCTGGCCAAGGCGCATGTCGTCGGCCATGCGGCGGGGGGCAACGCCGGCCTGCAGCTGGCGCTCGACCACCCGGACCGCCTGGGCAAGCTGGTGGTCGTCAACGGCTGGTCACGGCCCGATCCGCACATCCGGCGGTGCTTCGACACCCGCATCCATCTGCTGAACGACAGCGGACCCGGGCCTTACGTCCACGCCCAGCCGATCTTCCTCTATCCGGCCGACTGGATCTCGCGAAACCACGACCGGCTAATGGCCGAGGAGGCCCACCACCTGGCGGGCTTCCCGCCGCGCGAGGTGATGCTGGCCCGGATCAACGCCCTGCTGGCGTTCAACATCGACGCGCGGCTGCAGGAGATCACCCACCGGGTGCTGATTAGCGCCAGCGCCGACGACATGCTGGTGCCGATGAGCTGCTCCCAACGCTTGGCCGCCCGCCTGCCCAACGCGGATTTCCAGCAGGTTGCCTGGGGCGGCCACGGCTTCACCGTCACCGATCCCGAGACCTTCAACGAGGCGCTCGTCCAATTCCTAGAGGGCGCGTGAACGCGCCCTCGTTCTTTCCGTAAAACTCAAGGGGGAATAATCCAATGCAGGTCGGCGTCTTCATCCCCATCGGCAACAACGGCTGGCTGATCTCGGAGACCTCTCCGCAGTACATGCCGAGCTTCGAGCTCAACAAGGAGATCACCCAGAAGGCCGAGCAGCACGGGTTCGACTTCGCGCTCTCGATGATCAAGCTGCGCGGGTTCGGCGGCAAGACGCAGTTCTGGGAGCACAACCTGGAGAGCTTCACCCTGATGGCCGGCCTGGCGGCCGTGACCAGCAAGATCAAGATCTTCGCCACCGTCGCGACCCTAACCATACCGCCGGCCATCGTGGCGCGGATGGCCTCGACCATCGACTCGATCGCTCCGGGGCGCTTCGGCGTGAACCTGGTGACCGGCTGGCAGAAGGCCGAGTACAGCCAGATGGGCCTATGGCCCGGCGAGCAGCACTATACCGATCGCTACAACTACCTGGCTGAGTACGCCACCGTGCTGAAGGACCTGCTCGAGACCGGCGTCTCGAACTTCAAGGGCAAGTACTTCACCATGGACGACTGTCGGGTCAGTCCGCACCCCAAGGAGACCAAGCTGATCTGCGCGGGCTCTTCGGACGAGGGTCTGGCCTTCACCGCCCAGTACGCCGACTACAGCTTCGCCCTGGGCAAGGGGACCAACACCCCGACCGCCTTCGCCTCGGTGAACAAGCGGCTGGAGGCCGCGGCCGAGAAGACCGGACGCGACGTTCAGTCCTTCATCCTGTTCATGATCATCGCTGACGAGACCGACGAAAAGGCGCTGGCCAAGTGGCAGTCCTACCGCGATGGCGCAGATCAAGAAGCGCTGGCGTGGCTCACCCAGCAGGCCGCCCCCAACGCCAAGGCCGGCGCCACGACCAACACGCAACAGTTGGCCGCGCCGGAGTCGGCCGTGAACCTCAACATGGGCACTCTGGTGGGCTCGTATGAGAGCGTCGCCAAGATGCTGGACGAGATCGCCGCGGTTCCGGGCACGGCCGGGGTGCTGCTGGTGTTCGACGATTTCGTGAAAGGGGTCGAGGATTTCGGGACGAGGATCCAGCCGCTGATGAAGAGCCGAACGCAGGGGTAGCATCGGGCGCCGGCTTCGGCGGCATCGCGGAGATGCATGTGTCGGACCGTCAGGACGCGCTCCAGCCTCCGCCGAGCGCCTGGAACGACCGGATCGCCGCGCGGGCGGCTTCGGTTTTGGCTTGCGCGCGGGCGTCGCGCACGGCCAACAGCCGCGCATCGGCGTCGAGCACCTCGACCAGACTGACCGCGCCAGCCTCGTAGGCGGCTTGCGAGGCGGCGCGAGCTTTCGCCAATGACGTCTCGCCATCGGACAGGACGCGCGTCTGGTCCTCGCGCTTGACCAGGCTGACGAAGGCGTTCTCGACGTCCTCGCTGGCCCGCAGGACGGCTTGTTGATAGCTCGCCAACGCTTCGGCCTTGCGCCCCTTCGCGGCCTTGACCTCGGCGCCGACCCGACCGAAGTCGAATAGTCGCCAGCGCAAGCCCAACACGCCCTGGGCTTGGGCAGCGCCCCCCTCGAACAGGGTGTCGCGGGAGGTCGTCGCGGTCCCGACAAGTCCGCTCAGCGAGAGCTTGGGGAAGTATTGGGAGAGCGCCGATCCGACCTCGGCGTTGCTCGCGCGCAGACGCTGCTCGGCGACGACCAGATCAGGGCGGCGACGCAGAAGCTCTGCGGGCCCGCCAGCGTCCGCGAGAGCCGGCGCCGAGGGGATCGCGGACGCGGCGGCCAGCTCCCCGCGATAGGTTCCTGGCTGAGCGCCCTGGATCACGTCCATGGCGTTCAGCGCCGTCTCGAGACCGGCCTCCAGCACCGGAATGCTGGCGAGTGTCTGCGCCAAGGCGCCTTGCGCCTGTTGCATCTGCAGGTCCGCGGCGGCGCCGCTCTGATACTGCAGGCGCACCGTATCGACGAGCCTGGACTGAGTCTCGACCTGGCGGCGCGCGATCGCCAGCCGCTCCTGGAGGCCTCGCACCAGCATATAGGTGTCGGCCGTCTGGGCGGCCACGGCCAGCCGGGCGGCCGCCACGCCGGCCTTGGCCGCGTCGTACCGCGCGAGCGCCGCCTCGCGATCCCGGCGGGTCCCGCCAAAGACGTCCAGCTCCCATCCCGCGACCAGATTGCCCTCATACGAGGATCCATCACGGTCAAAGCCGGGCGTGGCGGCCAGCAGGCGACCCGTGGGCGTCTGGGTGGAGGCGTGAGCCGTGGCGGCCTGCCCCTGGATCGACGCCGACGGCAAGAGCGCCGCCGTGGCCGCGCCAAGTCCGGCCCGCGCCTGCGTCACGCGAGCGGTCGCCTGGGCCAGGTCCAGGTTCTGGGCCAGGGCTCGGTCAACCAACCGGTCGAGAACCGGATCATTAAAGCCCCGCCACCAGGCGTCCGCCGGCGCTGGAGCGGCCACCCGCGCGGCGACCGCCGGCTGCCCCATGAAGGCGCTCGCCTTGGGCGCGGGCGGCGCGACATAGTCGGGACCGATGGCGCAGCCCGACAGGGCCGTGACGCCAGCGGCCAGCAAGGCGGGAAGACGGACAGAGCGCATGGGACTCCCGCTAAGCTCAAATAGGACGAGTGACCATATGCCAATATCGTCACTCGTTTGTCAATCTCGATGACTGGTGCTAGCGTCCCCCGCATGAGCACGATCGACTCTTCTTCTCCGATGGCTGGGCAGCGCGGCCCGACCGAACATGGCGTGCGCGATCAGATCGTCGACGCCGCGTGGGCGCATTTCAGTCGCTTTGGCTACGGCAAGACCACGGTCGCGGACCTGGCCAAGGCGATCGGCTTCTCCAAGGCCTACATTTACAAGTTCTTCGATTCCAAGCAGGCGATCGGCCAGGCGATCTGCGCTCAAACCCTGGAGCAGGTCCTCGCGCGCGGTCAGGCCGGCGTCGCCGAAGGAAAATCGGCCTCGGACAAGTTACGTAGATTTTTCAACGGGGTGATTGCCGCGAGCGCTGAGCTTTTCTTCGAGGACAAGATGCTCTACGACATCGCCGCCCACGCGGCCGAAGAGCACTGGCCCTCGGTGATCGCCTATGTGGAAGGCGCCGAGGAGACGCTGAAGGCGATCATCCTTTCTGGGCGGGAAGCCGGCGAGTTCGAGCGCAAGACGCCGATCGACGAGACCTGCGAGGCGATCCTGCTGGCCATGCAGAGCTTCATGAACCCCTTGATGCTCAAGCATAACCTAGAGGGTCTGCCCGAGGATCCGGCCAAGGTGATCAACCTCGTGCTGCGCAGCCTCGCGCCGTAGTCTCGCCGCCGCGACCTAACGACCTCGAGGTTGTGACCAGTTGACATATTGGTCACAAGGCATCAGCTTAAGCGCCTTCCGTTCAGGCAGGACCCTTAAGCCATGTCGTCTCGAACCCTCGCCATAGCCCTGCTCGTGGGCGGTCTGGCGCCCCTGGCCGCCTGTGGCGGTAAAGCCGGCGCGGACGACCCGCGCACCACGCCCCCCATTGTCCGCGTTGCCACGGCAGGGCTGGCGGCGAGCGGCGAGCGGCGGTTCAGCGGGGTCGTCACGGCTCGCGTGCAAAGCGACCTGGGCTTTCGGGTCGGCGGCAAGGTGGTGGAGCGTCTGGTCGACGCCGGCCAGACGGTTCGGCGCGGCCAGCCGCTGATGCGGATCGACGCCACCGACTATGCCTTGGCCGTATCGGCCCAGAACCAGCAGGTCGAAGCCGCCCGGGCGCGCGCCCTGCAGACGGCGTCCGATGAGCGCCGTCTGCGAGGCCTCGTCGCGGCGGGGGCGGTCTCCGCTATCGCCTATGACCAGGCCAAGGCCGCGGCCGACGCCGCCAAGGCTCAGCTCGACGCCGCCGAAGCTCAGGCGCGCGTGACCCGCAATGCCGCCGGCTACGCCGTCCTGACCGCCGACGCCGACGGCGTGGTGGTCGAGACTCTGGCCGAGCCCGGCCAAGTCGTGGCCGCCGGCCAGACCGTCGTTCGCCTGGCCCACGCCGGCCCCCGAGAGGCCACCATCAGCCTCCCCGAGACGGTCCGCCCCGCGGTCGGCTCGCAGGCGCGGGCCTTTGGCTTTGATGGGGACGCTGTCGGCCAGGCGCGGCTTCGCCAACTCTCCGATGCGGCTGACCCGCGCACGCGCACGTTCGAGGCCAAGTACGTCCTGAGCGGCGCGGCGGCTCAGGCGCCGCTGGGCTCGACCATGATCGTGGCGCTGACCACCCAGCCCGGGGCCGCGACCAGCGGCGTCGAGGCTCCGATCGGCGCGCTCTACGACACCGGCAAAGGCGCTGGCGTGTGGGTGATCAAACCTGGCGCTTCGACCGTCGAGTGGCGACCCGTGCGCGTGACCGGCGTCAGCGCCGAGACCGTGACCATCACCGAGGGCCTACGCGGCGGCGAGCAATTCGTGGCGCTCGGCGCCCATCTGCTGCACCAGGGCCAGCGCGTGCGCATCCAGACCGGAGCGGCGCAATGACCTTCAATCTCTCCGCCCTGGCGGTCCGCGAGCGGTCGATCACACTCTTCTTGATCATCGCCATGACCTTCGCGGGCGCCTTCGCTTTTATGAAGCTCGGTCGGGCCGAGGATCCCAGTTTCTCGATCAAGGTGATGACCATCGTCACCGCCTGGCCCGGCGCCACGGCTCAGGAGATGCAGGATCAGGTCGCCGAGCCGCTGGAAAAGCGCATGCAGGAGCTGAAGTGGTACGATCGCTCCGAGACCTTCACGCGCCCGGGCCTGGCCTTCACCACCCTGACGCTGAAGGACCAGATCCCGGCCAAGGAACTGCAGGAGCAGTTCTACCAGACCCGCAAGAAGATGGCCGACGAAGCGCCCAACCTGCCGCGCGGGGTGCTGGGGCCGTTCGTCAACGATGAGTACGGCGACGTAACGTTCGCGCTCTATGCGCTGAAGGCCAAGGGCGAACCTCAGCGCCTGCTGGTCCGTCAAGCCGAGACCCTGCGCCAGCGCCTTCTGCATGTGCCCGGCGTCAAGAAGGTCCAGATCGTCGGCGAACAGCCGCAAAAGATCTTCGTCGAGTTTAGCCAGGCGCGGCTGGCGACCTTGGGCGTCAGCCCTCGCGACCTCTTCGCCGCCCTGAACGATCGCAACCTGGTCACCCCCGCGGGCGCGATCGAGACGCAGGGCCCGCAGGTGCAGATCCGCCTCGATGGCGCGATCGACAGCCTGGAGGCCATCAAGGAGACGCCGATCGTGGTCGGCGGCCGCACGCTCAAGCTCGGTGATATCGCCGACGTCAAGCGCGGCTACGAGGACCCAGCGACCTTCCTGATCCGCAACGGCGGCGAACCGGCCATCGTGCTCGGCGTGGTGATGAAGGACCGGTACAACGGCCTGGACCTGGGCAAGAACCTCGAGAAGGAAGCCAAGGCCATCCAGGGCGAGATGCCGCTTGGCATGAGCTTTACCAAGATCACCGACCAGGCGGTGAACATCCACGAAGCCTACGGCGAGTTCATGCTGAAGTTCTTCGTGGCCCTGGCCGTGGTCATCGTGGTCAGCCTGATCAGCCTGGGTTTCCGCGTGGGCGTGGTCGTGGCCATGGCCGTGCCGCTGACCCTGGCGGGCGTGTTCGTGATCATGCTGGTCACCGGCCGCGACTTCGACCGCATCACCCTGGGCGCGCTGATCCTGTCGCTGGGCCTACTGGTCGACGACGCCATCATCATCATCGAGACGATCGTGGTGAAGATGGAGGAAGGCAAGGACCGGATCTCGGCCGCCACCTATGCCTGGGGTCATACCGCCGCGCCCATGCTCGCGGGCACCCTGGTGACGATCATCGGCCTGATGCCGGTGGGCTTCGCCAAGTCCACGGCGGGCGAGTACGCCGGCAACATCTTCTGGGTGGTCGCCTTCGCCCTGATCACATCCTGGTTCGTGGCGGTGATCTTCACGCCGTATCTCGGCGTCCTGATGATTCCCAAGATCAAGCCGATCGAGGGCGGACACGCGGCGATCTATGACACCCCGCGCTATCGCAAGCTCCGCGCCATGGTCACCTGGACGGTCGAGAACCGCTTCAAGGTCGCCGCCGGCGTCGGCGTGGCCATGATCGTGGCCGTGCTGATGATGGGCGGGGTCAAGCAGCAGTTCTTCCCGCTGTCGGATCGCCCCGAGGTTCTGATCGAGGTGCAGATGCCGGAGGGTCAGAGCATCGGCTCGACCAGCCAGGCCGTGGCCAAGGTCGAGGCGTGGCTTGCCAAGCAGCCGGAAGCCAAGATCTACACCAGCTATATCGGCCAGGGCGCGCCGCGCTTCTTCTTGGCCATCTCGCCCGAGCTGCCCGACCCGTCCTTCGCCAAGATCGTGGTGCTGACGCCCAACGAGAAGGCCCGCGACGCCCTCAAGAAGCGCCTGCGCCAGTTCGCGGCGGAGGGCTCGGTTCCGGGCGCCAAGATTCGAGCGACCCAGATCGTGTTTGGCCCGCCCTCGCCTTTCCCCGTCGCCTTCCGAGTCATGGGGCCGGACGCCGGCCGCGTGCGCGACATCGCCGAACAGGTGAAGGGCGTGATGCTGCGCGACCCGGCCATGCGGCAGGTCAACACCGACTGGGGCGAGCGCACGCCGACCGTCCACTTCGTGCTCGATCAGGACCGGCTGCGCGCCCTTGGCCTGAGCTCCGCCGACGCCTCGCAGCAGCTGCAGTTCCTGCTGACCGGCGTTCCCGTGACCCAGGTGCGCGAGGATATACGGTCGGTGGAGGTGGTGGCGCGCACGCGCGACCAGGATCGGCTTGACCCGTCCAGGCTGGGCGCTTTCACCCTGGTCGGCGCGGCGGGCGAACGCATTCCGCTCGACCAGATCGGCAAGGCCGAGATCCGCATGGAGGAACCGATCCTGCGTCGCCGCGATCGGATGACGACCATTACCGTGCGCGGGGACATCGACGAGCGCCTGCAGCCGCCGGACGTGTCGATCAAGGTCCAGAAGTCGCTGCAGCCGATCATCAAGGCTCTGCCGGCCGGCTACCGGATCGAGATGGGCGGTTCGATCGAGGAGGCCGGGAAGGCCAACAAGGCCCTGGCCGTGGTCTTCCCGTTGATGTTCATCCTGATGATGGTCGTGATCATCTTCCAGGTCAGATCCCTGTCGGCGATGTGGATGGTGCTGCTAACCGCGCCGCTGGCCCTGGTGGGGGTCGCCCCGACCTTGCTGATCTTCCATCAGCCGTTCGGGTTTAACGCCATCCTGGGCCTCATTGCGCTCGCCGGCATCATCATGCGCAACAGCCTGATCCTGATTGGTCAGATCCAGATCAATCAGGCCGAAGGACTGGACCCATTCCACGCCGTCGTCGAGGCCACCGTCCAGCGCGCCCGGCCAGTGATCCTCACCGCCCTGGCCGCCGTGTTCGCCTTCATTCCGCTGACCTTGTCGGTGTTCTGGTCCTCGATGGCCTACACCCTGATCGGGGGCACGATCGGCGGCACGATCCTCACCCTGGTCTTCCTGCCAGCGCTCTATGCGATGTGGTTCAGGATCAAGAACGCGCCCGATCGCGGCGCTCAAAGCCAGGCCGCCTCCGAGGCGTCAGCTTGACTCCCTAGCTACCGAGCCGCCGACCCTGAGGTTGCGCTTTATTAAACCCGGAGCGCCGGGTCGGCGGCCAAACCCATCACCTTCGGCTAGCACCGGGTGAGCCGCCCGAAGGTCGCTACAGGTTGCTGAAAGCGGATTTCCCCAAAGATCACGAGCCAGCGCGACGGACTTGCCGCGCGAGGCCGTCGCCGACTTCACAGCACCTCAAAGAGACCGGCCGCCCCCATGCCCCCGCCGGCACACATCGTGACCAAGACGTGCTTGGCGCCGCGACGCTTTCCCTCGATCAAGGCGTGCCCCACCATGCGGGAACCGGACATGCCATAAGGGTGGCCCATGGCAATGGCGCCGCCATTGACGTTCAGCAGTTCGTCCGGAAGGCCAAGCCTGTCACGACAGTAGAGAACCTGACAGGCGAAGGCCTCGTTCAACTCCCAGAGGCCGATGTCGTCGATCGAGAGCTCGAAGCGCTCCAGCAGCTTGGGGATCGCGAAGACCGGGCCGATCCCCATCTCATCAGGCTTGGTTCCGGCGACGGCCATGCCGACATACCGGCCAAGCGGCTCGAGGCCGCGCTTCTCGGCGAGGCCCGCCTCCATGACGACGCAAGCGGACGCGCCGTCCGAGAGCTGGCTGGCGTTGCCGGCGGTGACGCCCCCCCCGGGGCGCACCGCCTTCAGGGCGGACAGGCCTTCGAACGTGGTGTCGGGACGGACGCCTTCATCGCGGTCGAGCGTGACTTCCCGCGCGCTGACCTCGCCGGTCGCCTTGTCCGTAACCTTCATGATCGCTGTCATCGGGACGAGCTCGGCGTCGAAGCGCCCCGCGCTCTGCGCCGCCGTCGCGCGGAACTGCGAGGACAAGGCATAGAGGTCGCAAGCCTCGCGGGTCACGCCGTAGCGCGCGGCGACGGTCTCGGCTGTCTCCAGCATCGGCATGTAGGCGTCCGCGTGCATCGCCACGAGGCCCGGATCCTGATCGACGCGCATCTCCGGTGTCTGGACCAGCGAGATCGACTCCACCCCGCCCGCGACGATCACGTCCATGCGGTCGACGATGATCTGCTTGGCGGCCGTGGCGATGGTCATCAGGCCCGAGGAGCATTGACGGTCCAGGGTCATGCCGGGGACTTCGACCGGAAGGCCCGCGCGCAAGGCCGCCATCCGGCCGATGGTCGCCTGATAGCCCTGCGGCAGCGAGCACCCAAGAACACAGTCGTCGATTTCGTCGACCGCGATCCCGGCGCGGGCGACGGCGTGGCTGATGGCGTGGGCGGCCAAGACGGTCGGCGGCGTGTCATTGAAGCTCCCGCGATAAGCCCGACCGATCGGCGTGCGCGCGGTGGAGACGATCACGGCCCCACGCATCACGCGCGCTCCGTGGCGCGATCCGCGTGCTGTTCGGCGCTGGCGATCTCGCGCTCGGACTGGAAGAAGCCGTAGGCTGGCACGATCTCGCCGGCGCGGTCCGCCACCTCTTCCCAATGTCGGATCAGCTGCTCGCCGGCGTCATGGCCGCCGCCGATATAGTTTCCCTCGGTCAGGGTGATGTTGGCGGTCGCGAAGTGCCCGGCGCCCGCGCACAGGATCGTGCGGGTCGGCGCATCGTCGGCGACGAGCGCCAGCAGCCCCGGGCTGACGAAGGCGGGGTCCAGGCGCTTCAGGGTCTCGGGCGACAGAACCCCCTCGGTCATGCCCGTCGCGGCCGTCGGCGCCAGGCAGTTGACCCGTACGCCGTATTTCTCGCCCTCGATCGCCAGCGTCTGCATCAGCCCGACCAGCGCCATCTTCGCCGCGCCGTAGTTGGCCTGTCCGAAATTGCCGTAGAGACCCGAGGACGACGTGGTCATCACGATGCGCCCATAGCCCTGCTGGCGCATGATCTCCCAGACCGCCTTGGCGCAGATGGCCGCGCCCATCAGGTGAACGTCCACCACGAGTCGAAAGTCATCGAGGCTCATCTTGGCGAAGCTCTTGTCCCGCAGGATGCCGGCGTTGCTGACGAGGATGTCGATGCGTCCCCAGAGCGCGACGACCCGCTCGACCATGGCCGCAACCGCCGCCTCGTCGGTGACCGAGGCGGCGACGCCGATCGCCGCGCCTCCCCGCGCCGTGATCTCGGCCGCGACCCGTTCGGCGGCCTCTGGCGCGAGATCGTTGACAACCACCTTGGCGCCCTGTCTGGCCAGATACAGCGCGTGGGCGCGACCAAGGCCGCCGCCCGCTCCCGTGACGATCGCGATCCGTCCGTCAAGCAACATCGATAACTCCTTTGGTTCGCGAGCCGAGGCTCGCCCCTTTGTTCACGGGCTCGTCAGGGAGCGTTCCGTCGGAGAGCTTCCCGCGCGCCTGCTCCAGCTCGCCCTCAGCCGGCGCCGTACTCGGATCTGAGCCGGAGCTTGTCGATCTTGCCGGTCGCGGCCAGAGGCATGCGCGGCAGCCGGTAGACGGCGTCGGGAAGCCACCAGCTGGCCACCCGCCCTCGCAAGGCGTCCAACAGCCTCTCGTCGCTGATCTCGCTCGGCGCCTCGACCAGCAGGATCGGCCGCTCGCCCCATTTGGGATGGGGCCTGCCGATCACCGCCGCTTGGGAGACCTCCGGCAGAGCGCAGATCAGGGCTTCGATCTCGGCCGGATTGATCCACTCGCCGCCGGACTTGATCAGGTCCTTGGATCGGCCCGTGATCATCAGAGCGCCGTCGACGTCGATGCGCGCCAGATCGCCCGTGGCGAACCACCCCTGCGCGTCGGTCGCGGGCGCCTGCTGCCCGAAATAGCGCGCGACGACCGAGGCGCCGCGCACCCGAAGATGGCCCTCGACGCCACGCTGCTTGGGCAGGGCCACGCCGTCGGCGTCGGTGAGCAGCAGGTCCACCCCAACCGCGGGACGCCCCGCCACCGCGGCGTCGCCCGGCGCCGATAACGGAGCCAGGACGCCGCAAGGCGAAAGCTCGGTCATGCCCCAGCTGGTCTGCACGCGCACGCCCAGCCGTTGCTCGAGCCGCGCCATCAGCGCGGGCGGCATCGGCGCGCCGCCGACGATGATCCGTTTCAGCGACGGCAGGGCCTGGCCGGTGGCGTCCAGATGATCCATCAAGCCGGACCAGACCGTGGGGACGCCCACGGCGATCGTGACGCCCTCGGCCGCGATAAGCCGCGCCAGGCTCGCGCCATCGGTGTTGCGACCGGGCAAAACGAGCTTGGCGCCGACGGCCGGGGCGGCGAAGGGCAGGCCCCAGGCATTGGCGTGGAACATCGGCACCACCGCCAGCACCGCGTCCGCACCCGAGATCGCCATGCCGTCGACCTGAAGGATCCTCAGGGTGTGCAGGTAGCTGGAGCGATGGGTGTAGGTCACGCCCTTCGGCGCCCCGGTCGTTCCCGACGTGAAGCAGAGGCCGCAGGGCGCGGTCTCCTCGAACCCACCCCAGACCGCGCGACGGGGTTCGGCCTCGATCATCGGCGCCAGCGCTTCATCGCCCTCCGCCTCGCCGTCGATGATCAGCAAGCGCTTCAGGTGCGGTGCGAAGCCCTTGATCTCCCGAGCCAGGCCGGCGAGGTCAGCCGAGGCGATCAGAATTCTCGCCTCTGATTGGACGACCATCGCCGCCAACTGCTCGGCGGTCAGGCGCGGGTTCAGGGTGTGGCAGACCGCGCCCATGCCCATGATCGCAAACCAGACTTCCACATGGGCTTGGCTGTTCCAGGCCAAGGTCGCGACCCGGTCGCCGGCGCGCACGCCAAGCGCCTCGAGCACCGCCGAGACCCGCCGCGCGCGATCCTGAAGATCGGCATAGCCCGCGCGATCGATCCGTCCGTCCTCGTGCGCGGTGGCCACCTGCGCGGTCGGCGTCCACTTGGCGGCGTGGTCCAGGAACTTGTCGAGCGTCAGGGAAAAGGCCTGCATCTCGCCGTCGATTATCGGCACTGAGGAACTCCAGGGGGCAGCGGGGGCGAGATGACGCCGACATTCACGAACCACGGGATGTCGCCCTGGGCCCGACGGCGGCAGACCACGGCTTCGTTCAGGGCGTACATCCCCGGTCGAAGGCGCTCCCCGGCGCGAGGCTCGTCGGCGAAGGCCATGTAGGCGCGTTCGGCGCCATAGGGTCTCCATGTCGGCGCGCCGGCGGCGGCCGGGACGCCGCTTCTGGCGAAGGCGGTCCAGTAGCCGATCATCGCCGTCGAGAGCCTGGCTTCGCCGGGCGTATCCGGG
Coding sequences within:
- the rutC gene encoding pyrimidine utilization protein C, which codes for MPKTVITPPGTGVPIAPFSPGTLADGIVYVSGTLAFDKDNNVAFPDDAEAQTRQVLETIKSVIETAGGTMEDVTMNHIFLTDWSHYAPMNKVYAEYFPGEKPARYCIQCGLVKPGFVVEIASVAHIGKR
- the rutD gene encoding pyrimidine utilization protein D translates to MISGTVDGLYYELHGRPVAGREVVLLSSGLGGSGAFWSPQMATLTERWPVVTYDHRGTGRSTRELPAAYTVAHMAQDIVKVMDALGLAKAHVVGHAAGGNAGLQLALDHPDRLGKLVVVNGWSRPDPHIRRCFDTRIHLLNDSGPGPYVHAQPIFLYPADWISRNHDRLMAEEAHHLAGFPPREVMLARINALLAFNIDARLQEITHRVLISASADDMLVPMSCSQRLAARLPNADFQQVAWGGHGFTVTDPETFNEALVQFLEGA
- the rutA gene encoding pyrimidine utilization protein A, translating into MQVGVFIPIGNNGWLISETSPQYMPSFELNKEITQKAEQHGFDFALSMIKLRGFGGKTQFWEHNLESFTLMAGLAAVTSKIKIFATVATLTIPPAIVARMASTIDSIAPGRFGVNLVTGWQKAEYSQMGLWPGEQHYTDRYNYLAEYATVLKDLLETGVSNFKGKYFTMDDCRVSPHPKETKLICAGSSDEGLAFTAQYADYSFALGKGTNTPTAFASVNKRLEAAAEKTGRDVQSFILFMIIADETDEKALAKWQSYRDGADQEALAWLTQQAAPNAKAGATTNTQQLAAPESAVNLNMGTLVGSYESVAKMLDEIAAVPGTAGVLLVFDDFVKGVEDFGTRIQPLMKSRTQG
- a CDS encoding efflux transporter outer membrane subunit; translated protein: MRSVRLPALLAAGVTALSGCAIGPDYVAPPAPKASAFMGQPAVAARVAAPAPADAWWRGFNDPVLDRLVDRALAQNLDLAQATARVTQARAGLGAATAALLPSASIQGQAATAHASTQTPTGRLLAATPGFDRDGSSYEGNLVAGWELDVFGGTRRDREAALARYDAAKAGVAAARLAVAAQTADTYMLVRGLQERLAIARRQVETQSRLVDTVRLQYQSGAAADLQMQQAQGALAQTLASIPVLEAGLETALNAMDVIQGAQPGTYRGELAAASAIPSAPALADAGGPAELLRRRPDLVVAEQRLRASNAEVGSALSQYFPKLSLSGLVGTATTSRDTLFEGGAAQAQGVLGLRWRLFDFGRVGAEVKAAKGRKAEALASYQQAVLRASEDVENAFVSLVKREDQTRVLSDGETSLAKARAASQAAYEAGAVSLVEVLDADARLLAVRDARAQAKTEAARAAIRSFQALGGGWSAS
- a CDS encoding TetR/AcrR family transcriptional regulator is translated as MSTIDSSSPMAGQRGPTEHGVRDQIVDAAWAHFSRFGYGKTTVADLAKAIGFSKAYIYKFFDSKQAIGQAICAQTLEQVLARGQAGVAEGKSASDKLRRFFNGVIAASAELFFEDKMLYDIAAHAAEEHWPSVIAYVEGAEETLKAIILSGREAGEFERKTPIDETCEAILLAMQSFMNPLMLKHNLEGLPEDPAKVINLVLRSLAP
- a CDS encoding efflux RND transporter periplasmic adaptor subunit: MSSRTLAIALLVGGLAPLAACGGKAGADDPRTTPPIVRVATAGLAASGERRFSGVVTARVQSDLGFRVGGKVVERLVDAGQTVRRGQPLMRIDATDYALAVSAQNQQVEAARARALQTASDERRLRGLVAAGAVSAIAYDQAKAAADAAKAQLDAAEAQARVTRNAAGYAVLTADADGVVVETLAEPGQVVAAGQTVVRLAHAGPREATISLPETVRPAVGSQARAFGFDGDAVGQARLRQLSDAADPRTRTFEAKYVLSGAAAQAPLGSTMIVALTTQPGAATSGVEAPIGALYDTGKGAGVWVIKPGASTVEWRPVRVTGVSAETVTITEGLRGGEQFVALGAHLLHQGQRVRIQTGAAQ